TGTCCCGGCAATACCGTGACTTCTTTGCCGGTGTCACTGGCCCGGAAATGGCGTGCGAGTCCATCACGACACTGATCCACAGCTCGGAAGTTACCACGCCACACAATATGGAGCTGATGTACCAGCTCTATGCCTTTATGAACCGCAGTGCGGCGTTGAAAATGGTAATGCAGGACTGGATGAAGATGAGCCAGACAACGTTAGAGCAGTGGTTTGACCCTGTCACTGCTCGTGCGCTGGATGCGTTTATTGAAGGCATGACATTGCACTTTGTGACCGACAGACAGCCGTTGTCGCGGGATGAGATCCGGGCGATGGTGGGCAGAATTGCGGGGGAAGGAATTTCAGGCAACAAAAAACCCATCAACCTTGAACCAAAACGGCGGGGTTGATGGGCTCCACAAATTGGGGACATCAAAGAAAAGCAGTGGCACTAGTTATGACTGCCCTCTGAATAAAAAGTTCTGCGCATCGCAAAAATTTTTTCTGCAATGCGCAAACTTGAGAGTTATCCGAGTCCCGGCCAGATGATGATGATAAGCGTACCGGCCAGAGTCAGCAGTACGTTGGCGATGGCGTACGTGCCGGCATAGCCCAGCGCCGGAATATTGCTGCGCGCGGTATCACTGATAATTTCCATTGCCGGCGCACAGGTACGTGCGCCCATCATTGCGCCAAACAGCAGGGCGCGGTTCATACGCAGCACGTAAGCCCCAAACAGGAAACAGATCACCACAGGAACCAGGCTGACAATCAGGCCTGATACCAGCATCTGCCAGCCTACGGCCCCCAGGCTGTGACCAATGCCGCTGCCTGCGCTTAATCCGACGCCAGCCATAAAGACCATCAGGCCAAACTCTTTGACCATGTTCAGTGCGCCTTGCGGGATATAGCCAAATGTTGGATGGTTCGCACGCAGGAATCCGAGCATGATCCCAGCAAACAGCAACCCGGCGGCGTTACCGATGCCGAAGCTAAAGTTGCTGAACTGGAAGGTGATCATCCCGATCATCAGGCCCACAATAAAGAAGGCACAAAAAGCCAGCAGGTCGGTGACCTGGCTGTGAATTGAGATAAAGCCGATACGTTCGGCAACGGTTTTAACGCGACGAGCATCGCCGCTCACCTGCAATACATCGCCTTTGTTCAGGACGACGTTATCGTCGATAGGCATTTCAATCTGGCTGCGGATCACGCGGTTTAAGAAGCAGCCGTGGTCGGTCAGTTTCAGTTGTGCCAGGCGGCGGCCGACTGCGTTGTGGTTTTTCACCACAATCTCTTCGGTGACGATACGCATGTCGAGCAGATCCCGGTCAAACACCTCTTTTCCGTTACGGAAACTGGGGTCGAGGCGCGCATGGGCGTCGGGATAGCCGACGAGCGCAATATCATCGCCCATCTGCAACACCGCGTCACCGTCAGGGTTTGCCAGAATACCGTTACGGCGAATACGTTCGATATAGCAGCCCGTCTGGCGGTAGATCCCCAGTTCACGCAGGTTTTTGCCGTCAGCCCAGGCCACCAGCTCTGGCCCTACGCGATAAGCACGAATAACGGGCAGGTAGACTTTACGCTTGGTATCAGTATCCAGCCCGCGCTCGCGCGCAATCTGCTGGGCGCTGGTCTGCAAATCCTGATGCTGCAGTTTGGGCAGATAACGCGCGCCCACAATCAGGCTTACCAGGCCAATCAGATAGGTCAGAGCATAACCGAGACTCAGGTGATCGAGGGCGGTAGAGAGCTGGGAGCCTTCCATTCCGGAGTGGCGCAACGTGTCCCCCGCACCTACCAGAACAGGGGTTGAGGTCATGGAGCCTGCCAGCATCCCGGCCGTTAAGCCGATATCCCAGCCAAACAGCTTACCGAGACCAAGTGCGATCAGCAGCGCGCTACCGACCATCACCAGCGCCAGCATCAGGTAATTTTTGCCGTCGCGGAAGAAAATGGAAAAAAAGTTCGGACCCGCTTCCACGCCTACACAAAAAATAAACAGCATAAACCCAAGATTGAGCGCATCCGTGTTAATGCTGAAATGTTGCTGACCTAATAATAATGAGACCACCAAAACGCCAATGGAATTACCAAGTTGAACTGAACCCAGGCGCAATTTACCCAGACAGAGGCCCAGCGCAAGTACCACAAATAATAACAGGATGTAATTCCCATTTAACAAGTCTGCGACGTTTATATTCACGGAGGCTAACTTCTTGTTTACCAGTAAGCTGTTGAAAGGAAGGGTTATTTAGGCTACTGTTTTGCTCTGTGTGCGAAAGAAAACGTACCTTTTGGCACATGCGCTTTATATCCCACAGAGCAATAACAGGTCGTTAGTTTAATCGTATTAGATATCTACGGCTAGTGAAGATCGCGCAACACTGTATGAGCTTAGGCAAGGAATGCCGCATTGCTTTATCTGACTGGGCGTCCGCAGGACGAATGTGTATTCGATAGAGATGAAGTCAGGAGGATTATTTGAACATCAAGCGCAACTGGGCGGGGATCGTCAGCGGTTTTTTGTTATTTACGGTGGTTTGCCTGTCGTTATCCCTCAATGTCACGGGAGCGTTCAGAGCCTCTGGTCATTCTGAACTGGGCTTGCTCTTTTTTGTGCTTCCCGGTGCAGCCGCGAGTTTTCTCTCCCGCCGGGGAGAAGTCATCAGACCCCTGTTAGGGGCAATGCTCGCTGCGCCAGTATGTTTGTTGTTGATGCGCGTGCTGTTTGTCTCATCGCGCTCATTCTTGCAGGAACTGGCATGGCTGATGAGCGGGGTGTTCTGGTGTGCGCTGGGGGCGCTATGCTTTTTATTTGTGCGTCGCATGCTACACCGACGGCGTCACCGCAAATAAAAACGCCCTCATTTTGAGGGCGTTTATCGATAACGTTCAGACATTACTGAGCAGCAAAAAGACCCAGATTTTCTTTCGCGTAGGCTTCAAAATCGGTGCAGCCGCCAATGTGCTTCTGATCGAGGAAAATCTGCGGGACGGTTTCAACCGGTTTACCCACGGTTTTTTCCAGATCGGCTTTGGTGATACCTTCCGCGTGGATATCCACATAACGGAAGTTGAAGTCATCACGCTCTTCGGTCAGTTTCTCAGCCAGTTCTTTTGCGCGCACGCAGTAAGGGCATCCTGGACGACCAAAAATCACTGCAAACATTTCTCTCTCCTCAAAAAACAAGCCTGACGGCGAATGGAGCGTATATTGCACGATAACCTGCCGTCATGGAAAGAAGGTTTCACCTGTCGCTTTAATATCTCTGAGCTATGTTTCGCCAATTACATGCAGCATATCATTGCCTATACTGGCTGCCATATTGCGTACAGACAGACCAAAGAGAGACAACATGACGCCAACGATTGACCTGCTACGTTCCCACCGTTCGATTCGCCATTTTACCGATGAGCCAATCACTCAGGCACAGCGCGAAGCCATTGTGGACAGCGCAAGGGGTACATCCAGCTCCAGTTTTTTACAGTGCAGCTCTATTATTCGTATTACCGACCCCGCAATGCGTGAACAACTGGTGACGCTAACGGGTGGGCAAAAACATGTGGCTCAGGCGGCGGAGTTTTGGGTGTTTTGCGCCGACTTTAACCGCCATTTGCAGATCTGTCCGGAGGCTGAGCTTGGCCTGGCGGAACAACTGTTGCTCGGCGTCGTGGATACGGCGTTGATGGCGCAAAATGCCCTGACAGCAGCGGAATCATTAGGGTTGGGTGGGGTGTACATCGGCGGTTTGCGCAATAACATTGAAAGCGTGACAGAACTGTTGAAGCTGCCTAAACACGTTTTACCGCTCTTTGGCCTGTGCCTCGGCTGGCCGGCGGATAACCCGGACGTCAAACCACGCCTGCCTGCAAGCATGATCATGCATGAAAACCACTATCAGCCAGTCGACCAGGATGTACTGGCACACTACGATGACGAGCTGGCGCACTACTACCTGACGCGCGGCAGCAATACCCGTCGGGATACCTGGAGCGACCATATTCGTCGCACCATCATTAAAGAAAACCGTCCGTTTATTCTCGACTATTTGCATAAACAGGGCTGGGCAACGCGATAGTGCATTCATCCTGTGCCTGCCTGCGTGTATGATACGCAGGCTTTTCCCATGTTATTAGAGAGGTGCAGGGTGAACATTGCCATTTTGTCCCGGGATGGAACGCTCTATTCATGCAAGCGCCTGCGCGAAGCGGCACTAAAGCGCGGCCATCAGGTTGAGATCCTCGATCCGCTGTCCTGTTATATGAATATCGACCCGGCAGCGTCGTCGATTCACTATAAAGGTCGTCAGTTACCGCATTTCGACGCGGTCATCCCCCGTATTGGTTCTCAGATTACTTACTACGGTACTGCCGCATTACGTCAGTTCGAAATGCTCGGAAGTTACCCCCTCAATGAATCCGTCGCGATCTCACGCGCCCGCGATAAGCTCCGCTCGCTGCAACTGCTGGCCCGTCAGGGCATTGATCTGCCCGTCACCGGAATTGCCCATTCGCCGGACGACACCAGCGATCTGATTGATATGGTCGGGGGCGCGCCGTTGGTGATCAAGCTGGTGGAAGGTACGCAAGGTATTGGCGTAGTACTGGCAGAGACGCGCCAGGCGGCTGAAAGCGTTATTGATGCGTTTCGCGGCCTCAATGCCCATATTCTGGTGCAGGAATATATCGAAGAGGCCAAAGGGCGGGACATTCGCTGCCTTGTGGTGGGCGATGAAGTCGTGGCTGCCATTGAACGTCAGGCAAAAGAGGGCGATTTCCGTTCTAATTTGCACCGTGGTGGTGTAGCGCGGGTAGCTGATATCAGCGAACGTGAGCGCGAAATGGCTGTTAAAGCCGCACAAACGCTGGGACTGGATATTGCGGGTGTCGATATTCTGCGCGCGACGCGAGGGCCGCTGGTGATGGAAGTGAATGCCTCACCGGGGCTGGAAGGCGTCGAGAAAACCACGGGTATTGATATTGCGGGTAAAATGATCGCATGGATCGAACGCCATGCGACGCCGGGGTTCTGCCTGAAAACGGGCGGTTAAATGGATCACTGCGTATTTTTTGCGTAATCTAGGCGAAGTTTTTTCTTAAGAGGCTGCACAGCGATGGATTTACAGGTCGTACCAACACTGGATACGTTACGTCAATGGCTCGATGATGCGGGAATCACTTACTTTGAGTGTGATTCCTGTCAGGCGCTGCACTTGCCGCATATGCAAAATTTCGACGGCGTGTTCGATGCCAAAATCGATCTGATCAACGACGTGATTCTTTTCTCCGCCCTGGCTGAAGTGAAGCCTTCAGCGCTGCTGGCGCTGGCTTCCGATCTGTCGGCTATTAATGCCAGTTCTTTGACGGTGAAAGCATTTCTCGATATTCAGGATGATAATCTGCCAAAACTGGTTGTTTGCCAGTCTTTATTCGCTGGAGCAGGGCTCTCCTTCAAACAGTTTTCCTGGTTTATGCGCCTGAGCGAAGAGCAGATCTCGATGGTGATGCTGGAAGCCAGTGCACATCATCTGCTGTATGGCAGTGAAGATGACGCAGAGAATAATGATGCATCTCCCAATTTTCTTCACTAGTGCTGTCTGACTTTTGCGCAGTCGCTGCCAGAGCGGCTGCATAACACCATTTTTTCTGCTACTTGTAACCTTTCTTTAAAGAATTTTTCACCTCCCCAAAGGCCATTTCGGCTTATCACGTAGACATTACCTGCATAAAAAATTGATAAAAGGCGTTTTTTCGTCTGGGCTATAGCCGGAGACACGGGCTACAGTTATTCTTGCGATGCTTAAAAAAGCGAGCGAATACTGCCGGATAACGTCGTTTCTTTTTATTTCGGGCAGAGCGACAAAATATGCATGAATATTGCATATCTTCAGATTGCACAGTTTTAGTTCGTTTGTTAACGAGCTTTCATAAGGAATAACGATATGATCGCCTTGAATAAAAAATGGTTATCGGGTCTGGTTGCGGGTGCTCTGATGGCCGTCTCTGCCGGCTCGCTCGCTGCGGAACAAAAAACGCTGCACGTTTATAACTGGTCTGACTATATCGCGCCGGATACGGTGGCAAACTTCGAAAAAGAGACCGGGATCAAAGTGGTCTATGACGTGTTCGATTCGAACGAAGTTCTGGAAGGCAAACTGATGGCGGGAAGCACCGGCTTTGACCTGGTGGTTCCGTCCGCAAGCTTCCTGGAGCGTCAACTGACCGCAGGCGTCTTCCAGCCGCTGGATAAAAGCAAATTACCGAACTGGAAAAACCTCGATCCGGAAGTGCTGAAGCTGGTTGCAAAGCATGACCCGGACAACAAATACGCGATGCCTTATCTGTGGGCGACCACTGGTATCGGCTATAACGTCGACAAAGTGAAAGCGGTCCTCGGCAAAGACGTCAAACTCGATAGCTGGGACGTGGTGCTGAAGCCTGAAAACCTTGAGAAGCTGAAAAGCTGCGGTGTCTCCTTCCTGGACGCCCCGGAAGAGATTTTTGCCACCGTACTTAACTATCTGGGCAAAGATCCAAACAGCACTAAAGCCGATGACTACACCGGCCCGGCGACCGATCTGCTGCTGAAGCTGCGTCCAAACATTCGCTACTTCCACTCATCCCAGTACATTAACGACCTGGCAAATGGCGACATTTGTGTGGCCATCGGTTGGGCAGGCGATGTCTGGCAGGCGGCTAACCGTGCGAAAGAGGCTAAAAATGGCGTGAATGTGTCTTACTTCATTCCAAAAGAAGGGGCTCTGGCGTTCTTCGACGTGTTCGCCATGCCTGCTGATGCCAAAAATAAAGACGAAGCGTATCAGTTCCTCAACTACCTGATGCGTCCGGACGTGATCGCCCACATCAGTGACCACGTGTATTACGCTAACGGTAATAAGGCGTCTGTGCCGCTGGTCAGCGAAGAAATCCGCAATAATCCGGCGATCTATCCGCCAGCCGATGTCTTCGCCAAGCTGTTCACCCTGAAAGTGCAGGACCCAAAAATTGACCGCGTGCGTACGCGTGCGTGGACGAAGGTGAAAAGCGGTAAATAAGGCTTTGTGAGATGTATGCCGGGCAGGTGTTGTTCTGCCCGGCGATACGCACCCTTTTGGTGCGTTTGCACCAGTTTTGATTTATGCCGGAGAACACCCCGTGAATGAAGTGATCCCCCGCCCGCAGGCGAAAGTCCGTAAAGCGCTGACCCCGCTTCTTGAAATCCGTAACCTCACGAAATCTTTTGACGGCCAGCATGCCGTGGACGACGTTAGCCTGACCATCTACAAAGGCGAGATTTTTGCGCTGCTGGGTGCGTCTGGCTGTGGTAAATCTACATTGCTGCGTATGCTGGCCGGTTTTGAACAGCCGACAGCCGGGCAGATTGTGCTGGATGGTGTTGATCTCTCCAGCGTACCACCGTATCAACGCCCGATTAACATGATGTTCCAGTCCTACGCCCTGTTTCCGCACATGACCGTTGAGCAGAACATTGCCTTTGGCCTGAAGCAGGACAAGCTGCCAAAAGCCGAAATCACGGCGCGTGTGGCCGAGATGTTGAGTCTCGTGCATATGCAGGAGTTCGCCAAACGTAAACCGCACCAGCTTTCAGGCGGTCAGCGTCAGCGTGTGGCGCTGGCGAGAAGCCTGGCGAAACGCCCGAAACTGCTGCTGCTCGACGAGCCGATGGGAGCGCTGGATAAAAAACTGCGCGACCGTATGCAGCTGGAAGTGGTGGATATTCTTGAGCGTGTGGGGGCGACCTGCGTCATGGTGACTCACGATCAGGAAGAGGCGATGACCATGGCTGGACGCATTGCGATCATGAATCGCGGTAAGTTTGTGCAAATTGGTGAGCCGGAAGAGATCTACGAACATCCGACCACGCGCTACAGCGCAGAGTTTATTGGCTCGGTTAATGTGTTCGAAGGGCTGCTGAAAGATCGTCAGGAAGATGGGCTGGTGATTGAATCTCCTGGGCTTGTTCACCCCCTGAAAGTCGATGTTGATGCGTCGGTGGTGGATAACGTACCGGTTTACGTGGCGCTTCGTCCGGAAAAAATCATGCTCTGCGAAGAACCGCCTGCCGATGGTTACAACTTTGCCGTCGGGGAAGTGGTGCATATTGCCTATCTGGGCGATCTCTCGATTTACCATGTGCGTCTGAGTAGCGGGCAGATGATCAGTGCTCAGTTGCAGAACGAACACCGTTACCGTAAAGGTCTGCCGACCTGGGGCGACGAAGTGCGTCTGTGCTGGGATGCAGACAGTTGCGTCGTGCTGACGGTATAAGGAGCGATCATGAGTACACTTGAACCTCCAGCCCGCCGTGTAGAAAAACCGGGCGGCTTTGGGCATTGGCTGGCGCGCATGCAGATGGCGCATGGGCGCAAGCTGGTGATCGCCATGCCGTATGTGTGGCTGATCCTGCTGTTTCTGTTACCTTTCCTGATCGTCTTTAAGATAAGTCTCGCCGAAATGGCGCGGGCGATCCCGCCGTACACCAACCTGCTGGACTGGGCCGACGGGCAACTAACGCTGACGCTGAATCTGGGTAATTTCCTTCAGCTCACCGACGACCCGCTCTATTTTGAAGCCTATCTGCAGTCGTTGCAGGTGGCGGGGATCTCGACGATCTGCTGTCTGTTGTTGGGGTATCCGCTCGCGTGGGCGGTGGCGCACAGTAAACCGTCGACGCGCAATATTCTGTTGTTGCTGGTGATCCTCCCGTCCTGGACCTCATTCCTGATCCGCGTGTATGCGTGGATGGGGATCCTGAAAAACAACGGGGTGCTGAATAACGTTCTGATGTGGCTTGGGGTTATCGATCAGCCGCTGACCATTCTGCACACCAATCTGGCTGTTTATATCGGCATTGTGTACGCCTATCTGCCGTTTATGGTGCTGCCAATTTATACCGCCCTGACGCGTATCGATTACTCGTTGGTTGAGGCGTCGCTGGATCTGGGCGCTCGCCCATTAAAGACCTTCTTTAGTGTGATTGTGCCACTGACAAAAGGTGGCATTATCGCCGGTTCTATGCTGGTGTTTATCCCGGCGGTTGGGGAGTTTGTGATCCCGGAACTGCTGGGGGGGCCGGACAGCATCATGATTGGTCGTGTTCTGTGGCAGGAGTTCTTCAATAACCGCGACTGGCCGGTGGCTTCAGCGGTGGCGATTGTGATGTTACTGCTGTTGATTGTGCCGATCATGTGGTTCCACAAGCATCAGCAAAAACAGATGGGAGATCACGGATGAACAATTTACCGGTCGTTCGCTCTCCGTGGCGAATTCTGATCCTCGTGATCGGATTTACCTTCCTGTACGCGCCGATGCTGATGCTGGTGATCTATTCGTTCAACAGTTCCAAGCTGGTGACGGTATGGGCGGGTTGGTCGACGCGCTGGTACAGCGAGTTATTCCACGACGACGCGATGATGAGTGCAGTAGGGTTGAGCCTGACCATTGCCGCATGTGCAGCAACCATGGCATCGATCCTTGGAACGATAGCCGCGATGGTGATGGTTCGTTTTGGGCGTTTTCGTGGGTCTAACGGCTTTGCGTTTATGATCACCGCGCCGCTGGTTATGCCAGATGTTATTACCGGTTTATCACTTCTGTTGCTGTTTGTTGCCCTGGCACATGCCATCGGTTGGCCAGCGGATCGCGGTATGTTGACCATCTGGCTGGCACACGTCACCTTCTGTACTGCCTATGTGGCGGTCGTGATCTCGTCGCGTCTGCGCGAACTGGATCACTCTATTGAAGAGGCGGCGATGGATCTCGGTGCAACGCCGCTGAAGGTCTTTTTCATCATCACGTTACCGATGATTATGCCTGCGGTGATTTCCGGCTGGTTACTGGCCTTTACGTTGTCGCTGGATGACCTTGTGATCGCCAGCTTTGTTTCTGGCCCAGGCGCGACGACGTTACCGATGTTGGTCTTCTCCAGCGTGCGTATGGGGGTTAACCCTGAGATTAACGCCCTGGCTTCCATCATTCTGGGGGTTGTCGGAATTGTCGGATTTATCGCCTGGTATCTGATGGCTCGCGCGGAAAAACAGCGTGTACGTGATATCCAGCGTGCAAGACGCGGCTGAAGCATTTAAAATTTCCCATGAAGTGCCGCGCCTGTCGCGGCACTGTTTTTCAGGGAAGTAAAACAGTGGGATTTTTTAAACAATCGCGTGGTTCGCATGCTCGTCTGAACGTCCCTGCGCTGGTGCAGGTGGCGGCGCTCGCCATCATTATGATTCGCTGCCTTGATCTGCTGATGATTCTGAACACACTGGGCACGAGCGGTATTGTTGAGTTTATCCATCGCAGCGTGCAGACGTGGAATTTGACGCTGGTCTTTCTTTCCAGTCTGGTGCTGGTTTTCGTTGAGATCTATTGTGCGTTTTCGCTGGTGAAAGGGCGCAACTGGGCGCGCTGGATCTATCTGCTGACGCAAGTGATTGCGGCGAGCTATCTTTGGGCTGCTTCGATCGGTTACGGTTATCCGGAGCTGTTCAGTATCGCAGGAGAGTCAAAACGAGAGATTTTCCGTTCGCTGATCATGCAAAAACTTCCTGATATCCTGGTGCTGTGTCTGCTGTATGCTCCGGCGTCCAGCCGACGGTTCTTCCGTCTGCAATAGTGTGTATCCACGTCATCCTTCAGGCTGTCGCTGTGTTGGTTGCGTCTGCTCACCTTGATACAACTTGAATGATTTTGTGTATATAATCGCAGCCCTCGTTATTCTTAAGGTTTTCGTATGCAGTGCGCACTTTATGACGCCGGTCGCTGTCGCTCCTGTCAGTGGATAGAACAACCGGTCTCCCGGCAACTCACCGCCAAAATGGCCGATTTACAGCAATTACTGGCTGAACATGCGGTGGGAGAGTGGTATGCGCCTGTCAGTGGGCCGGAAAAGGGGTTTCGAAATAAAGCCAAAATGGTGGTCAGCGGCAGCGTCGAAAAACCGCTGCTGGGGATGTTGCATCGTGATGGCACACCGGAAGACTTAACCGACTGCCCGCTCTATCCAGCCTCATTTGAACCGGTTTTTGCCGCTCTCAAGCCTTTTATTGCCCGAGCAGGGTTAACGCCTTACAACGTTGCGCGTAAACGTGGTGAGCTTAAATACCTCCTGCTGACAGAAAGCCAGCTGGATGGCGGCATGATGCTGCGTTTTGTGTTGCGTTCAGAGGCAAAGCTGGAACAACTGCGAGCCGCTTTGCCGTGGCTGCAACTGCAGCTCCCGCAGCTCAAGGTCGTCACAGCAAATATTCAGCCTGTGCATATGGCGATTATGGAAGGGGAGAAAGAGATCTTCTTCACCGGACAGCACGCCCTGGCAGAGAACTTCAACCATGTGCCGCTGTGGATCCGCCCACAAAGTTTCTTCCAGACGAACCCAACGGTCGCAAGTGCGTTGTATGCCAGTGCCCGTGACTGGGTCCGGGCATTACCGGTCAACCATATGTGGGATCTGTTCTGCGGTGTGGGGGGCTTTGGTTTACATTGTGCAACGCCAGAGATGACGCTGACAGGAATTGAGATTTCAGCGGAAGCCATCGCCTGCGCGAAGCAATCTGCCGCTGAATTAGGGCTAACCAATCTTCAGTTCCAGGCGCTTGACTCCACACAGTTTGCGACCGGCCAGGCCGATGTGCCGGAACTGGTGCTGGTCAATCCACCACGTCGTGGGATAGGCAAAGCGCTGTGTGACTACCTGAGCGAGATGGCCCCGGATTACATGATCTACTCAAGCTGTAATGCTCAGACTATGGCAAAAGATTTCCGCGATCTGCCGGGTTATCGCATTGCACGCGTCCAACTTTTCGATATGTTCCCACATACGGCACACTATGAAGTATTGACGCTGTTAATACGAGATCCGCTGTCGTAATGTCAATTTTTGTTAAGGAAAGCTGTGGCATAATCGCCGCTCCTTTTCCATAGACAAA
This sequence is a window from Enterobacter sp. RHBSTW-00994. Protein-coding genes within it:
- the rlmC gene encoding 23S rRNA (uracil(747)-C(5))-methyltransferase RlmC; translation: MQCALYDAGRCRSCQWIEQPVSRQLTAKMADLQQLLAEHAVGEWYAPVSGPEKGFRNKAKMVVSGSVEKPLLGMLHRDGTPEDLTDCPLYPASFEPVFAALKPFIARAGLTPYNVARKRGELKYLLLTESQLDGGMMLRFVLRSEAKLEQLRAALPWLQLQLPQLKVVTANIQPVHMAIMEGEKEIFFTGQHALAENFNHVPLWIRPQSFFQTNPTVASALYASARDWVRALPVNHMWDLFCGVGGFGLHCATPEMTLTGIEISAEAIACAKQSAAELGLTNLQFQALDSTQFATGQADVPELVLVNPPRRGIGKALCDYLSEMAPDYMIYSSCNAQTMAKDFRDLPGYRIARVQLFDMFPHTAHYEVLTLLIRDPLS